In one Arthrobacter jinronghuae genomic region, the following are encoded:
- a CDS encoding glycoside hydrolase family 13 protein, which translates to MVEQLTTASSLTRLVPVHEPSAGREWWRSSVIYQIYPRSFRDLRGDGVGDLPGITAEIPALAELDIDAIWLSPFYRSPQKDAGYDVADYCSVDPLFGTLEDFDALVAEASRHNIRVIVDLVPNHCSDQHPLFRKALASPAGSPERELFIFRDGAGDHGENPPNNWQSHFGGPAWTRTTEPDGTPGQWYLHLFDTSQPDFNWDSPAVHAEFEKILRFWLDRGVGGFRVDVAHALIKKSGLPDWGGRADGSSSEGFPGSAAPMFGQPGIHDIFRSWRKILDSYDGDRVLCAEATIDPIERLSDWVRSDEMHQTFNFAYLHHPWHAPALRHVIESSLRAFDRVGAPTTWVLSNHDVVRHTSRFGLTGAGPRSGDGLGPRDEQPNLELGLARARAATLLMLALPGGVYLYQGEELGLPDHTMLPDEFRQDPTFHRTAGVRVGRDGNRVPLPWKANLPSYGFSSTGESWLPQPPIWGRYSRDIEQRNPDSTLNLYRRALDLRRELDLGNGSLAWWPEHDDDGLVAFVNEGVLVAMNMGGAPVQLPDLPLLVGSAADALEGDRLRPNRTVWMRLD; encoded by the coding sequence ATGGTTGAACAACTGACTACCGCTTCCAGCCTGACGAGGTTGGTCCCCGTGCATGAGCCGTCCGCCGGCCGTGAGTGGTGGCGGTCCTCGGTGATCTACCAGATCTACCCGCGTTCGTTCCGCGACCTGCGCGGAGACGGAGTCGGGGACCTGCCCGGCATCACCGCCGAGATCCCCGCCCTGGCCGAACTCGACATCGACGCCATCTGGCTCTCCCCGTTCTACCGCTCCCCGCAGAAAGACGCCGGCTACGACGTCGCCGACTACTGCTCAGTGGATCCCCTCTTCGGCACCCTGGAGGACTTCGACGCCCTAGTCGCCGAAGCCTCCCGGCACAACATCCGCGTCATCGTGGATCTGGTCCCCAACCACTGCTCTGACCAGCACCCCCTGTTCCGCAAAGCCCTGGCCTCCCCCGCCGGTTCCCCGGAACGGGAGCTGTTCATCTTCCGCGACGGCGCCGGAGACCACGGGGAGAATCCGCCCAACAACTGGCAGTCCCACTTCGGCGGCCCCGCCTGGACCCGCACCACCGAACCCGACGGCACCCCCGGACAGTGGTATCTGCACCTCTTCGACACCTCCCAGCCGGACTTCAACTGGGACAGCCCTGCCGTGCACGCCGAATTCGAAAAGATCCTGCGGTTCTGGCTGGACCGCGGCGTCGGCGGGTTCCGCGTGGACGTCGCCCACGCATTGATCAAGAAATCCGGGCTCCCCGACTGGGGCGGACGCGCGGACGGATCCTCCTCCGAAGGATTCCCCGGCTCCGCGGCTCCCATGTTCGGCCAGCCCGGCATCCACGACATCTTCCGGTCCTGGCGGAAAATCCTGGACTCCTACGACGGGGACCGGGTGCTCTGCGCCGAAGCGACCATCGACCCGATCGAGCGGCTGAGCGACTGGGTCCGGTCCGACGAAATGCACCAGACGTTCAACTTCGCCTACCTGCACCACCCCTGGCATGCCCCGGCCCTGCGGCACGTCATCGAGTCCTCCCTGCGCGCCTTCGACCGCGTCGGGGCACCCACCACCTGGGTGCTGTCCAACCACGACGTTGTCCGGCACACCAGCCGCTTCGGCCTGACCGGAGCCGGTCCACGCTCCGGGGACGGCCTCGGACCGCGGGACGAACAGCCCAACCTTGAGCTCGGCCTCGCCCGTGCCCGCGCCGCCACCTTGCTGATGCTGGCCCTGCCCGGCGGCGTCTACCTCTACCAAGGCGAGGAGTTGGGCCTGCCGGACCACACAATGCTTCCGGACGAGTTCCGCCAGGATCCCACCTTCCACCGCACCGCAGGTGTCCGGGTGGGCAGGGACGGAAACCGGGTGCCCCTGCCCTGGAAGGCGAACCTGCCCAGTTACGGTTTCAGTTCTACGGGTGAGAGCTGGCTGCCGCAGCCGCCGATTTGGGGCCGGTATTCCCGGGATATCGAGCAGCGCAACCCCGACTCGACCCTGAACCTCTACCGCCGCGCTCTTGATCTGCGCCGCGAGCTTGATCTGGGCAACGGTTCACTGGCGTGGTGGCCGGAGCACGACGACGACGGGCTGGTTGCCTTTGTTAATGAGGGCGTGCTGGTGGCCATGAACATGGGGGGTGCACCGGTTCAGCTGCCCGATCTGCCGTTGCTGGTGGGCAGCGCTGCTGATGCTCTCGAGGGTGACCGGCTCCGACCCAACCGCACCGTCTGGATGCGCCTGGACTAG
- a CDS encoding thioester domain-containing protein: MFGLVGALLAALVVTALPAQAVFSGPEPGDTVPAAEVEITMTGTGVGTAATGGIPPAGETFDISAYPPDVPPTYEEDNPSFAGTILTADEEGNTQEMYCIDIRTSTYSGLGYESGTWSEANVPNVGYVNRVLNSYYPDQPGLPAEAADDATRAAAVQAAIWFFSDGFVLQDTDPLRALTQGIIDAVLAAGPLTEPPPPDVSIDPPVAAGPVDGVTGPFTVTAGGGAGLTVEAPAGFALFTDPAGTVPLVNPVPSGTQVWVRSTAQTPDPAVITASAVVPVETGIVYLYAGNNPDVTVAQKLILAANAEIESNAQATAEFFVAGDLTVNKTFAGEAVGSQGAIILTVDCGPVGTFVFEIPAGATTPVTETVTDLPVGTVCLVTEEVTGSTTAVTVTPTFSDPVTITEGENVLAVTNTMEFNPGSLVVAKTISGSGAGLQEEVVLHIQCGDGLIDEIFVIPEGTSADTFTQRYDGIPAGTVCRVTEPASGANEDVTVESSGAAEATILPGQSQTVGVVNEYAPVPVTERLPRTGADGAAAMAATAGTAMLTGFLLILGSWSYRRPRS, encoded by the coding sequence GTGTTTGGCCTGGTTGGCGCATTGCTGGCCGCGTTGGTAGTGACGGCGTTGCCGGCGCAGGCCGTATTCTCCGGCCCAGAGCCGGGAGACACAGTTCCCGCGGCCGAGGTCGAAATCACCATGACCGGCACCGGGGTGGGGACCGCTGCAACGGGAGGGATACCACCCGCAGGGGAGACGTTTGATATCAGCGCCTACCCCCCGGACGTGCCGCCAACTTACGAAGAAGATAATCCGTCCTTTGCCGGCACCATCCTCACCGCAGACGAGGAGGGGAACACGCAGGAAATGTACTGCATCGACATCCGTACCTCCACCTACTCCGGGTTGGGATACGAGAGCGGTACATGGAGCGAAGCCAACGTCCCCAATGTCGGTTACGTGAACCGGGTCCTGAACAGCTACTACCCGGACCAGCCCGGCCTTCCTGCAGAAGCCGCGGATGACGCCACCCGTGCCGCAGCGGTCCAGGCAGCAATCTGGTTCTTCAGCGACGGCTTTGTCCTGCAGGACACAGATCCCCTCCGCGCGCTGACTCAGGGGATCATCGATGCTGTTCTTGCCGCCGGGCCACTCACTGAACCGCCCCCGCCGGACGTCAGCATTGATCCACCGGTAGCCGCCGGGCCCGTGGACGGCGTGACCGGTCCCTTTACCGTCACCGCTGGAGGCGGGGCGGGCCTGACAGTGGAGGCACCTGCTGGTTTTGCCCTGTTTACGGACCCCGCAGGGACCGTTCCGCTCGTGAACCCGGTTCCATCCGGTACCCAGGTCTGGGTGCGCAGTACGGCGCAGACACCTGATCCGGCTGTCATCACGGCCAGCGCCGTAGTACCCGTAGAGACAGGCATCGTCTACCTCTACGCAGGAAACAACCCCGACGTGACGGTGGCGCAAAAGCTGATCCTGGCCGCAAACGCCGAGATCGAATCCAACGCCCAGGCAACCGCGGAGTTCTTCGTCGCGGGAGACCTGACGGTGAATAAAACCTTTGCCGGAGAGGCAGTCGGCAGTCAGGGCGCTATCATCCTTACAGTGGACTGCGGTCCTGTAGGGACTTTCGTCTTCGAAATCCCGGCCGGGGCAACAACGCCGGTCACCGAAACGGTTACCGACCTTCCGGTTGGAACGGTCTGTCTGGTGACGGAAGAGGTTACCGGTTCCACCACGGCGGTGACGGTTACGCCTACGTTCTCAGATCCGGTGACGATCACCGAGGGGGAGAATGTCCTCGCCGTGACCAACACGATGGAATTCAACCCCGGGAGCCTGGTTGTGGCGAAAACCATCAGCGGCTCCGGAGCCGGCCTGCAGGAAGAAGTCGTGCTTCACATCCAGTGCGGTGACGGACTGATCGACGAGATCTTCGTTATCCCCGAGGGGACTTCGGCGGATACCTTTACCCAGCGCTACGACGGCATCCCGGCGGGAACGGTGTGCCGGGTTACGGAGCCGGCATCCGGCGCCAACGAGGATGTCACCGTGGAATCGTCTGGTGCGGCGGAGGCAACCATCCTGCCCGGACAGTCCCAAACCGTCGGGGTGGTCAATGAGTACGCACCGGTGCCGGTTACCGAACGACTCCCGCGCACCGGAGCCGACGGCGCCGCCGCTATGGCGGCAACGGCCGGAACCGCCATGCTCACCGGATTCCTATTGATCCTAGGGTCCTGGTCCTACCGGCGGCCCCGCAGCTGA
- a CDS encoding SRPBCC family protein — MSPSLFSHAPDPDPKDAEQGTSVPDVVAVRQIPRDAEEAFNGFTDYLHLWWPEDLTDFGEGTHAEFEGGVLTETGPDGETAVWATVRTREPDTLLELDWVAGRNPRIPTDIRVDFSPADDGSTLVTLRHSGLNRLPDAAQEYERLQREWPQILDRYARFMGAR, encoded by the coding sequence ATGAGCCCATCCCTGTTTTCCCACGCCCCCGACCCGGATCCGAAGGACGCGGAGCAAGGCACGTCCGTTCCGGACGTAGTGGCGGTGCGGCAGATCCCCCGAGACGCAGAAGAAGCGTTCAACGGCTTCACCGATTACCTGCACCTATGGTGGCCGGAGGACCTTACGGACTTCGGTGAAGGTACACACGCTGAGTTTGAGGGCGGCGTCCTCACCGAGACAGGACCCGACGGTGAAACCGCGGTCTGGGCCACAGTACGCACCCGGGAACCGGACACGTTGCTGGAACTGGACTGGGTGGCTGGCCGGAATCCGCGGATCCCTACGGATATACGCGTCGACTTTTCCCCGGCTGATGACGGTTCCACGCTGGTGACACTCCGTCACTCAGGCCTTAACCGGCTACCCGACGCGGCTCAGGAATATGAGCGGCTGCAAAGGGAATGGCCCCAGATCCTGGACCGCTACGCTCGCTTTATGGGGGCGCGGTAG
- a CDS encoding FAD-binding oxidoreductase — protein sequence MSLDALHDLTLTGPNLLVETAPEVLAAYATDQGPVLAYIEPLAVVWPTSVADVQLVLRWASATGTAVVPRGAGTGVSGGAHATGGCIILCLDRMNRILEINAQDEVAVVEPGMINADLNAAAAAHGLMYAPDPASYLTSTIGGNVATNAGGLRCAKYGVTRDSVLALDVVLADGTLISTGRRTFKGVAGYDLTSLFTGSEGTLGIIVGITVRLRYLPVEIRTIAAFFPDFPTAAAGVLAVGAARVQPAIMELLDGATLTALDEAHGSDLRARGDALLLIQTDGFGAGAEADVVRSVLSELGGTVSTEGAAEAERLVELRRHSRGDAVPDQLRVGEDVAVPRSALVRYVAELERMARQYRVNLKVVAHAGDGNLHPTFWVQAADNGGRERLDAALDESIAVALTMGGTITGEHGVGQFKLHWLPQEQRAEVLELQRRVKAVFDPAGILNPGKAIPGDPH from the coding sequence ATGTCTCTGGATGCCTTGCACGACCTCACCCTTACGGGCCCCAACCTGCTGGTCGAGACAGCGCCGGAGGTATTAGCTGCCTATGCCACCGACCAGGGGCCGGTACTGGCCTATATAGAGCCGTTGGCCGTCGTCTGGCCCACCAGCGTGGCGGACGTGCAGCTGGTGCTGCGCTGGGCCTCTGCAACGGGCACCGCCGTGGTACCCCGCGGCGCCGGTACAGGAGTCTCGGGCGGGGCCCACGCTACGGGCGGATGCATCATCCTCTGCCTGGACCGAATGAACCGCATTCTGGAGATCAATGCGCAGGATGAAGTGGCCGTCGTCGAGCCCGGCATGATCAACGCGGACCTGAACGCAGCGGCGGCGGCCCACGGGTTGATGTACGCGCCGGATCCCGCCAGCTACCTGACCTCAACGATCGGCGGGAATGTGGCCACTAACGCCGGCGGTCTCCGCTGCGCCAAGTACGGGGTTACCCGTGACTCCGTCCTGGCACTCGACGTCGTTTTGGCCGATGGCACCCTCATCAGCACTGGTCGGCGCACCTTCAAGGGAGTAGCCGGCTACGACCTCACCAGCCTCTTCACCGGGTCGGAAGGCACGCTGGGCATCATCGTCGGCATCACCGTACGGCTGAGGTACCTTCCGGTGGAGATCCGAACCATTGCGGCCTTCTTCCCTGATTTTCCGACGGCGGCCGCGGGCGTGCTGGCCGTGGGTGCCGCCCGCGTACAGCCGGCCATTATGGAGCTGCTGGACGGTGCCACCCTGACCGCCCTGGACGAAGCCCACGGCAGCGACCTTCGTGCCCGTGGTGACGCGCTGCTACTGATCCAGACGGATGGTTTCGGTGCCGGAGCCGAGGCCGACGTCGTACGCAGCGTGCTCAGTGAACTGGGTGGAACGGTGAGTACGGAAGGGGCGGCCGAGGCCGAACGGCTGGTTGAACTGCGCCGGCACAGCCGCGGAGACGCGGTGCCGGACCAGCTGCGCGTGGGGGAGGATGTCGCCGTCCCCCGCTCCGCGCTGGTGCGGTATGTCGCGGAGCTGGAACGGATGGCGAGGCAGTACCGGGTCAACCTCAAGGTGGTGGCCCATGCCGGCGACGGCAACCTGCACCCTACCTTTTGGGTGCAGGCTGCCGACAACGGCGGACGCGAACGGTTGGACGCCGCACTGGACGAGTCCATCGCCGTTGCGCTGACAATGGGCGGAACCATTACCGGCGAACACGGAGTGGGCCAGTTCAAGCTGCACTGGCTGCCGCAGGAGCAGCGGGCCGAGGTGCTCGAGCTGCAGCGCAGGGTGAAAGCCGTGTTCGATCCAGCGGGCATCCTCAACCCCGGGAAGGCCATTCCCGGGGATCCGCACTAG
- a CDS encoding DUF4190 domain-containing protein: MYPGAGQQPAYPGAGQQPAYPGSGQEASAYGQQPGYPAYGQDAYAQPRPNPGQAMGIAGLITSFFFSIVGLVLSIVGLNQSRKAGMSNVPAVIGIIVGGLGTLFGILFFILIMIGIAADSGSSY; encoded by the coding sequence GTGTACCCGGGTGCCGGCCAGCAGCCGGCCTACCCGGGTGCCGGCCAGCAGCCGGCCTACCCGGGTTCCGGCCAGGAAGCTTCGGCCTACGGCCAGCAGCCTGGTTACCCGGCCTACGGACAGGACGCCTACGCCCAGCCGCGGCCGAACCCCGGACAGGCCATGGGCATCGCCGGCCTCATCACGTCCTTCTTCTTCTCCATCGTGGGCCTGGTGCTGAGCATTGTGGGCCTGAACCAGTCACGCAAGGCGGGCATGAGCAACGTCCCCGCTGTGATCGGCATTATCGTCGGCGGATTGGGGACCCTCTTCGGGATCCTCTTCTTTATTCTCATCATGATTGGGATCGCGGCCGACAGCGGCTCCAGCTACTGA